The genomic segment AGTGTCGGGCTGGCCGCGCGCGGCGCACGAGTGGTGATCGCCAGCCGAAAATTTGAGTCGTGCGACGCATTGGCCGCCACGATCACCGACTCGGGCGGGCAGGCCCACCCGTTGGCCTGCCATGTCGGCGACTGGGAGTCCTTGCCCGGCGTCGTCGAGGCCGCCGTTGCCCGGTGGGGCCGGCTGGACGGCTTGGTCAACAACGCCGGGATGAGCCCGCTCGCGCCCTCGCTGCTGGAAACCTCAGAAATGTTGTTCGACAAGGTGATCGGCGTCAACTTGAAGGGCCCGACCCGGTTGACGGCGCTGGCTGCCACGGCAATGGCCGCGACCGGCGGCGGATCGATCATCAACATCAGTTCGCTGGCTTCGGTGAAACCCACGCCCGTCACCACGGTCTACGCGGCAGCCAAAGCCGGTCTGAACGCGCTGACCACCGCCTCGGCCATCGAATACGCCGGCGTCGGCGTGCGGGTCAACGGGATCATCTGCGGCACCTTCGATACCGACGCGGCGTCGGGATTCGTCCGCAACCCCGACCTGCTGCCGGAACTGGTGCGCCGCATCGCACTCGGGCGGGTGGGCCGGCCCGGCGAGATCGTCGGGGCCGTCGTCTATTTGCTCTCCGACGCGTCGAGTTACACCACCGGCTCACTCATGACCATTGACGGCGGCGTCTCCGGCTGATCAGCGGGACCGGGTCGCCGTGCGCTCGACGGCCCCTGCCTCGGCTCGCACCCCGGAGATCACCCACTCGACCAGCCGAGGGAAATTCTGTTCGATCTTGGCCGTCTCGGAGTCCGAGCGCTTCGGTTCACGCAGACCGCGCACCTCGACGATGGAATGGTTGATTGTCATGTGCGCCAGGCCGCGGCAGCACTCGGTGGCGAGCGGGCGTGGAATTCCTTCTTGCAGAGTGGCTTTGAGTAGGGCGTTGACATACTCGGCAACAGCACTGCGGTCGTCGATGGTCATCAGCTCGGTCAGAAACGGATGCGCTCGAAGGGCGTTGTGCAATGCCTGACACCAGTGCACTGCCGTCGACTCCCAGGTGTCGTATTCCTTGAAGTCGAGTTTCAGCTGCGCAAAGTGGCGCGCGACCAGCGCCCTGATCAATGCTTCGCGATTGCCGACCTGCTGATACAGCGTGCGCGGTGAGATCTTGAGTGCGGCCGATAATCGACGAACGCTCAGAGCCTCGATGCCTTCGGAATCCAACATGTCCAGCGCGTGCGTGAGGATGTCGTCGGCCGGGATCAGCGGCTTGGCCATCGCTGCATCGTACAAGCCCTGGCCCTGCCAACACCGCAGGCTAAGCACTGTCGCGGCGAATACCTTCGATCAGGTAGTCGATGTGCGCGGCGAACAACTCGTCGACTTCTTCGCGAGTCACGCCGGCCGGGTCACTGCCGGCGAGGCGTCCCCGTCGGCGCGTCGAGTTGGTGCTGGGCGGATGGTCCATCGCGACGAAACCCACGGCCGCCCACGTCAGCAGCCGGCAGGCCCGCACCGACATATCGGTCGACATACCGTCGCGGCGCATGCTTTTGAGCAGTGGACGGGACGCTTTCAGATAGGCCGGGCGCTTCGCCTGCAGGAAGAGCCGGCTGTCGGCAGCGTCGGTCAGTCGTGCGCGAAGTTGGCGGGTCCAGCGGCGCGCGTAGTCC from the Mycobacterium lentiflavum genome contains:
- a CDS encoding SDR family NAD(P)-dependent oxidoreductase; translated protein: MTDELFDVAGRVVLVTGGSRGLGAAMSVGLAARGARVVIASRKFESCDALAATITDSGGQAHPLACHVGDWESLPGVVEAAVARWGRLDGLVNNAGMSPLAPSLLETSEMLFDKVIGVNLKGPTRLTALAATAMAATGGGSIINISSLASVKPTPVTTVYAAAKAGLNALTTASAIEYAGVGVRVNGIICGTFDTDAASGFVRNPDLLPELVRRIALGRVGRPGEIVGAVVYLLSDASSYTTGSLMTIDGGVSG
- a CDS encoding TetR/AcrR family transcriptional regulator, whose protein sequence is MAKPLIPADDILTHALDMLDSEGIEALSVRRLSAALKISPRTLYQQVGNREALIRALVARHFAQLKLDFKEYDTWESTAVHWCQALHNALRAHPFLTELMTIDDRSAVAEYVNALLKATLQEGIPRPLATECCRGLAHMTINHSIVEVRGLREPKRSDSETAKIEQNFPRLVEWVISGVRAEAGAVERTATRSR
- a CDS encoding TetR/AcrR family transcriptional regulator; protein product: MPSELELDADQIVAAAVEIMREGGLDAISMRSVANRLGVTPPPVYSRIGNKDALIDAVAEHVLDDLAPELKRDESWPDYARRWTRQLRARLTDAADSRLFLQAKRPAYLKASRPLLKSMRRDGMSTDMSVRACRLLTWAAVGFVAMDHPPSTNSTRRRGRLAGSDPAGVTREEVDELFAAHIDYLIEGIRRDSA